Proteins found in one Oribacterium sp. oral taxon 102 genomic segment:
- a CDS encoding helix-turn-helix transcriptional regulator: MSRESGKNGRAAEAVLPFRIHESVSIDGNRLTLPLSWSEEVELLYFKSGRFRVMVELSEYEISEECICFVNPGELRRVSALSEGAVEYSVRFRLDCLLFQQEDITETALLRPLAAGKLSFPRFIGVSDLGNAEILCWTTALLQRFRRLGERCPSIRSSERLVLRSASDSLLLKAELLRLIGLLDSYGLLREARQRTADRQVQVIKQTVLHIRENYQRRIYVRDLAALVGLNGHYFIHFFKRVMGVPPLEYINRFRVQQAKRELTESRDRAYEVAARCGFHNIGNFIRVFRAVTGMTPNRFRDYCAESMHPRDARGQTGE, from the coding sequence ATGAGCAGGGAAAGCGGGAAAAACGGCAGAGCTGCGGAGGCGGTGCTTCCGTTTCGGATTCATGAGTCCGTGAGCATAGACGGGAACCGGCTGACGCTCCCTCTGAGCTGGAGTGAGGAGGTCGAGCTTCTCTACTTTAAGAGCGGGCGCTTTCGCGTAATGGTAGAGCTTTCGGAATATGAGATTTCGGAGGAATGTATCTGCTTCGTGAATCCCGGAGAGCTTCGCCGGGTTTCCGCACTTTCGGAGGGGGCGGTAGAATATTCCGTTCGCTTCCGTCTGGACTGCCTCCTTTTTCAGCAGGAGGACATCACGGAGACGGCGCTGCTCCGTCCGCTCGCTGCCGGTAAGCTCAGCTTTCCCCGGTTTATCGGGGTTTCCGACCTCGGAAACGCGGAGATCCTGTGCTGGACGACGGCGCTTCTGCAACGCTTTCGGAGGCTTGGGGAACGCTGCCCCTCGATCCGAAGCAGCGAGAGGCTGGTGCTCCGCAGCGCATCGGACAGCCTCCTCCTGAAGGCAGAGCTGCTTCGTCTGATCGGGCTGCTGGATTCCTATGGGCTTCTCAGGGAGGCACGGCAGCGGACGGCGGACAGACAGGTTCAGGTCATCAAGCAGACGGTTCTGCATATCCGGGAGAACTACCAGAGACGGATCTATGTGCGGGATCTGGCGGCACTTGTCGGATTGAACGGGCACTACTTCATTCACTTTTTCAAGCGGGTCATGGGAGTGCCGCCGCTGGAATATATCAACCGCTTCCGGGTACAGCAGGCGAAGCGGGAGCTCACCGAGAGCAGAGACAGAGCGTATGAGGTCGCGGCGCGCTGCGGCTTCCACAATATCGGGAATTTCATTCGGGTTTTCCGTGCTGTCACCGGCATGACGCCGAATCGATTCCGGGATTACTGTGCGGAAAGCATGCATCCGCGGGATGCCCGGGGACAGACGGGGGAATGA
- the cls gene encoding cardiolipin synthase: protein MEKRYGEGYRHREDVKNSVGRLLFVGISALIQLLWFAFIILRLSESYLWVSAVLRILTIAAVLRIFGRHTNATIKLSWIVFIMATPILGLVFYLLSYRSNFVNTMSKRFRKLDSLLLSKLPDTSALVERLRCENPGVGNQAYFLQRSAGFPLYQDTDVAYYSDARQGLEAQKEALRHAERFIFMEYHAIEDREAFGELREILTERARAGVEVRIFYDEVGSVGFLTRGFIREMESYGIRCRVFNPIMPLVNLFMNNRDHRKITVIDGRISFTGGYNLADEYFNLTHPYGIWKDSGIRMEGAAVRTMTMLFLEMWNAMDRSGMEDVSKYLDDTEGDAERRGFTAKERDAYILPYADTPLDELHTGEDVYLNVLKNAKYYVYIITPYLIPTDDMVRELTLAARRGVDVRILTPGIPDKPLIYGMTRSYYGALAREGVRLFEYTPGFCHAKQVVADGELAVIGTINFDYRSLYHHFENAVLLYRYACIAEMREDFLHCLEESGEVTARYRDGRSAVLRIGQCVLRLFAPLL from the coding sequence ATGGAGAAGCGGTACGGTGAGGGATATCGGCATAGAGAGGATGTAAAGAACAGCGTGGGCAGGCTGCTTTTTGTGGGAATCTCTGCTCTCATCCAGCTCCTGTGGTTTGCCTTTATCATCCTGCGGCTGAGCGAGAGCTACCTCTGGGTATCCGCCGTGCTTCGCATCCTGACGATAGCAGCTGTTCTCCGGATCTTCGGCAGACATACGAACGCGACGATCAAGCTGAGCTGGATTGTCTTCATTATGGCGACGCCGATTCTGGGGCTGGTCTTTTATTTGCTGAGCTACCGCTCCAACTTTGTCAATACAATGTCGAAGCGGTTCCGGAAACTGGACAGCCTGCTCCTTTCGAAGCTTCCGGATACGTCGGCACTCGTAGAGAGGCTGCGCTGCGAAAATCCCGGGGTGGGAAATCAGGCGTACTTTTTGCAGAGGAGCGCAGGCTTCCCGCTCTATCAGGATACAGATGTGGCGTATTACAGCGACGCGAGACAGGGGCTGGAGGCGCAGAAGGAGGCGCTTCGTCATGCCGAGCGCTTCATTTTTATGGAATATCATGCCATTGAGGACAGAGAGGCGTTCGGAGAGCTTCGGGAGATTCTCACGGAGAGGGCACGCGCCGGCGTAGAGGTGCGGATATTCTACGATGAGGTAGGCTCGGTCGGCTTCCTGACGCGGGGCTTCATTCGGGAAATGGAGAGTTATGGGATACGCTGCCGCGTGTTCAATCCGATCATGCCGCTCGTAAATCTGTTTATGAACAACCGCGACCACCGGAAGATTACGGTGATTGACGGCAGGATCAGCTTCACCGGAGGCTATAATCTCGCGGATGAATACTTTAATCTGACCCATCCCTACGGCATATGGAAGGACAGCGGCATCCGCATGGAGGGGGCGGCGGTTCGCACCATGACGATGCTTTTCCTCGAGATGTGGAATGCGATGGATCGAAGCGGCATGGAGGACGTTTCGAAGTATCTGGACGATACGGAGGGGGATGCGGAGAGAAGAGGATTTACGGCAAAGGAAAGGGATGCCTATATTCTTCCCTATGCGGATACGCCGCTGGATGAGCTGCATACCGGAGAGGATGTGTATCTGAATGTCCTGAAGAATGCGAAATATTATGTATATATCATCACGCCGTATCTGATTCCTACGGACGACATGGTTCGCGAGCTGACGCTCGCGGCACGGCGGGGTGTGGATGTCCGCATTCTCACGCCCGGCATCCCGGACAAGCCGCTGATCTATGGGATGACGCGCTCCTATTACGGGGCGCTCGCGCGGGAGGGCGTCCGCCTGTTCGAGTATACGCCGGGCTTCTGCCACGCGAAGCAGGTGGTTGCGGATGGGGAGCTCGCCGTGATCGGGACGATCAATTTCGACTATCGCTCCCTCTACCATCACTTCGAGAATGCGGTGCTGCTCTATCGCTATGCCTGTATAGCGGAGATGCGGGAGGACTTCCTGCATTGCCTCGAGGAGTCCGGAGAGGTCACCGCGCGCTATCGTGACGGAAGATCCGCCGTGCTTCGCATCGGACAGTGCGTGCTGCGTCTCTTTGCTCCGCTTTTGTGA
- a CDS encoding type III pantothenate kinase, with protein sequence MILAADCGNTQTVLGCIDEQGTIVREFRIESNRNKSHFEYASDIDRILRLLGPEEPRFEGAILSSVVPGLTETLRKALRLLTGRDSLVVGAGIRTGLRIRIDDPGSIASDLVATAVAAKQLFPLPAIIIDMGTATTVTVVDREGSYIGGVIMPGVRISMNALAGNTSLLPSVDLAPPRKLIATATGDAIRAGLLYGAAGALDGILHRFEAELDGVASIVATGGLAASVCPYCTHPIRIDEQLLLRGLYLIWRSNRRG encoded by the coding sequence ATGATCTTAGCAGCAGACTGCGGCAATACCCAGACCGTGCTTGGCTGTATCGACGAGCAGGGGACGATCGTGCGGGAATTCCGCATAGAAAGCAACCGGAACAAAAGTCATTTCGAATACGCATCCGACATTGACCGGATCCTGCGGCTCCTCGGTCCGGAGGAGCCACGCTTCGAAGGGGCGATCCTCTCCTCTGTCGTCCCCGGTCTAACAGAAACGCTCCGCAAGGCGCTCCGGCTGCTGACCGGCAGGGACAGTCTCGTCGTCGGCGCCGGTATCCGGACAGGACTTCGGATCCGGATCGACGATCCCGGCAGCATTGCCTCGGATCTCGTCGCGACCGCGGTCGCCGCGAAGCAGCTCTTCCCGCTGCCTGCCATCATTATCGATATGGGAACCGCCACCACCGTGACCGTCGTGGATCGGGAGGGCAGCTATATCGGCGGAGTCATCATGCCGGGTGTCCGGATCTCGATGAATGCGCTCGCCGGAAATACCTCCCTGCTGCCATCGGTCGATCTCGCGCCGCCCAGAAAGCTGATCGCCACCGCTACCGGCGATGCCATCCGTGCAGGGCTCCTCTATGGCGCTGCCGGCGCGCTCGACGGCATCCTGCACCGCTTCGAGGCAGAGCTTGACGGCGTTGCCAGCATTGTCGCCACCGGCGGACTGGCAGCCTCCGTATGTCCCTACTGCACGCATCCGATCCGGATTGACGAGCAGCTCCTGCTCCGCGGACTGTATCTGATCTGGAGGAGCAACCGCCGGGGCTGA
- the fumC gene encoding class II fumarate hydratase yields the protein MDYRIERDSMGEIRVPADRCWGAQTERSLENFRIGTEKIPEEMISAFAILKKAAAQANRSLGSLDDRRAGWIETVCEEILAGRLDGNFPLAVWQTGSGTQSNMNLNEVIANRGNALAGEKLLHPNDHVNMSQSSNDTFPTAMHIAAVLGIERQLLPAIGGLIETCHRLEEENTGIVKSGRTHLQDAVPISFSQEISGWRGMLEKDREMLRAALPYLRELALGGTAVGTGLNAPKDFGRLAAEAVSVLTGTRFVTAENKFQALSSKDALVFAHGAMKALAADLMKLANDVRWLGSGPRCGLGELFLPENEPGSSIMPGKVNPTQCESVTMVAVQVMGNDAAIGFAASQGNFQLNVFMPVLIYDFLQSLRLLTDSIRSFDRNCMRGIRPNRRKMEENLRRSLMLVTALSPYIGYENAARTAKKAYQEEISLREACLSLGYLTAERFDEVFHPEEMV from the coding sequence ATGGACTACAGAATCGAACGGGACTCGATGGGGGAAATCCGGGTGCCCGCGGATCGCTGCTGGGGCGCGCAGACGGAGCGAAGTCTCGAGAACTTCCGGATCGGGACAGAGAAGATTCCGGAGGAGATGATCTCTGCCTTCGCAATCCTGAAAAAGGCGGCGGCACAGGCGAACCGCAGTCTGGGCAGTCTGGATGACAGGCGTGCCGGATGGATCGAGACGGTCTGCGAGGAGATTCTGGCGGGCAGGCTCGACGGGAATTTCCCGCTCGCGGTCTGGCAGACCGGCAGCGGCACGCAATCCAATATGAATCTGAATGAGGTCATCGCGAACCGCGGCAATGCACTCGCCGGGGAGAAGCTTCTCCATCCGAACGACCACGTCAATATGTCCCAGAGCTCCAATGACACCTTCCCGACGGCGATGCATATCGCGGCGGTGCTTGGGATCGAACGGCAGCTGCTCCCGGCGATCGGCGGGCTGATCGAGACCTGTCACCGGCTGGAGGAGGAGAACACGGGCATCGTGAAGAGCGGACGCACCCATCTGCAGGATGCAGTTCCGATCTCCTTTTCGCAGGAGATCAGCGGCTGGCGGGGAATGCTGGAGAAGGACAGAGAGATGCTCCGCGCTGCGCTTCCGTATCTTCGGGAGCTGGCGCTCGGCGGCACCGCGGTCGGAACAGGACTTAACGCTCCGAAGGACTTCGGCCGCCTCGCCGCGGAGGCGGTGTCTGTGCTGACCGGCACGAGGTTCGTGACGGCGGAGAACAAGTTTCAGGCGCTGAGCAGCAAGGATGCGCTGGTGTTCGCCCATGGAGCAATGAAGGCGCTGGCGGCGGATCTCATGAAGCTCGCAAACGATGTGCGCTGGCTCGGCAGCGGGCCGCGCTGCGGGCTCGGAGAGCTCTTTCTGCCGGAAAACGAGCCGGGCAGCTCCATCATGCCGGGCAAGGTGAACCCGACCCAGTGCGAGAGCGTGACGATGGTAGCAGTGCAGGTGATGGGCAACGATGCGGCAATCGGCTTCGCCGCCTCGCAGGGAAACTTCCAGCTCAATGTCTTCATGCCGGTGCTGATCTACGATTTCCTCCAGTCACTTCGGCTGCTCACGGATTCGATCCGCTCCTTCGACCGGAATTGTATGCGGGGGATCCGCCCGAACCGGCGGAAAATGGAGGAAAATCTCCGCCGCTCCCTGATGCTGGTTACCGCGCTTTCGCCCTATATCGGCTACGAGAACGCGGCAAGGACGGCGAAGAAGGCGTATCAGGAGGAGATTTCGTTGCGGGAGGCATGCCTCTCTCTCGGCTATCTCACGGCAGAACGCTTCGACGAGGTCTTCCATCCGGAGGAGATGGTCTGA
- a CDS encoding type II toxin-antitoxin system HicB family antitoxin, protein MTYYYPAVITKKDNGYRVDIIDLEDCYGEGADLDTALEEARYAGVNWLLAELEDTMEFPAQTHLADLRLAENQRGTMLALLMPRNDGWDE, encoded by the coding sequence ATGACATATTATTACCCTGCGGTGATTACGAAGAAGGACAACGGGTATCGGGTGGATATTATAGATCTGGAGGACTGCTACGGGGAGGGGGCAGATCTGGATACTGCGCTGGAGGAGGCACGCTATGCGGGTGTGAACTGGCTGCTCGCGGAGCTGGAGGATACGATGGAGTTTCCGGCGCAGACGCATCTTGCGGATCTCCGGCTCGCGGAAAACCAGAGAGGGACGATGCTTGCCCTCCTGATGCCGCGGAATGACGGCTGGGACGAGTAG
- a CDS encoding 6-phosphofructokinase, producing MAKNLLAAQSGGPTAAINATLAGIIEQADAMEGIDRIYGARYGIQGVLSERFLDLGERLRTLGASEFGEEQEKRRWERMLNRLSTTPAAALGSCRYKLKDPAEDSSEFEALFRIFRKYEIAYFVYIGGNDSMDTVAKLSRFLAERGESGITVVGAPKTIDNDLFGIDHCPGFGSAAKYIVSSLSELERELLVYDTDYVILVEMMGRNAGWLTAAAALCEGRNSEIPYLLYLQERAFCLDRFLTDVRDRLREHRQVIVAVSEGIRDENGIMLCDYDGVDGGLDAFGHRIASGAARVLERAVQREIGCKVRSIELNLLQRCAGHILSATDVEESRELGRNAVRLALRGRNGVMSSLRRLPGPDYAVEYFPVEITEIANRERKVPDAWINAAGNNVTPECRAYLRPLIRGEQSCAFEDGIPKYVVLF from the coding sequence ATGGCGAAAAATCTACTGGCAGCACAATCCGGAGGGCCGACTGCGGCAATCAACGCGACGCTTGCAGGCATCATAGAGCAGGCAGACGCTATGGAGGGGATTGACAGGATCTACGGCGCACGCTACGGTATTCAGGGCGTGCTGTCTGAGCGATTTCTCGATTTGGGAGAGCGTCTCCGGACGCTGGGCGCTTCGGAGTTTGGGGAAGAACAGGAGAAGCGGCGTTGGGAAAGAATGCTGAACCGCCTGAGCACGACACCTGCGGCGGCGCTGGGCTCCTGCCGATATAAGCTGAAGGATCCGGCGGAGGACAGCTCGGAATTCGAAGCGCTGTTCCGGATCTTTCGGAAGTATGAGATAGCATACTTTGTATACATTGGCGGCAATGATTCGATGGATACCGTCGCGAAGCTTTCCCGCTTCCTCGCGGAGAGGGGAGAAAGCGGCATTACCGTAGTGGGCGCGCCGAAAACCATTGATAACGATCTCTTCGGGATCGATCACTGCCCGGGCTTCGGCTCCGCGGCGAAGTATATTGTCTCTTCGCTTTCCGAGCTGGAGCGGGAGCTCTTGGTATATGATACCGACTATGTGATCCTCGTGGAAATGATGGGGCGGAATGCCGGCTGGCTGACAGCGGCGGCGGCGCTTTGCGAGGGCAGAAATTCGGAGATCCCTTATCTTCTCTATTTGCAGGAGAGAGCATTCTGCCTTGATCGCTTCCTCACGGATGTACGGGACAGGCTCAGGGAACATCGGCAGGTGATCGTCGCCGTTTCGGAGGGCATACGGGATGAGAACGGCATCATGCTCTGTGATTATGACGGTGTGGATGGCGGGCTCGATGCATTCGGACACCGGATCGCGTCCGGTGCGGCGCGGGTGCTGGAGCGGGCGGTACAGCGGGAGATCGGCTGCAAGGTACGCTCGATCGAGCTGAATCTTCTGCAAAGATGCGCGGGGCATATCCTCTCGGCGACCGATGTCGAGGAGTCGCGGGAGCTGGGGCGAAATGCGGTGCGGCTCGCTCTCAGGGGGAGAAACGGCGTGATGTCCTCCCTCCGGCGGCTGCCGGGGCCGGACTACGCCGTGGAGTACTTTCCCGTGGAAATCACGGAGATCGCGAATCGGGAGAGGAAGGTTCCGGATGCGTGGATCAACGCGGCAGGAAATAACGTCACACCGGAATGCAGGGCATATCTTCGCCCGCTGATCCGGGGAGAGCAGAGCTGTGCATTCGAGGACGGCATCCCGAAGTATGTCGTCCTGTTCTGA